The proteins below are encoded in one region of bacterium:
- a CDS encoding MGMT family protein, whose translation MPINKVVLDNYKIDFTGYTDFEISVLKETRKISYGKTKNYSDIAKAIGKPKAARAVGNALAKNKTPILIPCHRVIKSDGSLGGFTMGLEWKKKLLELEGIT comes from the coding sequence ATGCCGATAAATAAAGTTGTATTGGATAATTACAAAATTGATTTTACAGGCTACACGGATTTTGAGATATCCGTATTGAAAGAAACCCGGAAAATTTCATATGGAAAAACAAAAAATTATTCTGACATTGCAAAAGCAATTGGAAAACCAAAAGCTGCCAGGGCAGTAGGCAATGCTCTTGCTAAGAACAAAACTCCAATATTAATTCCATGCCATAGGGTCATAAAATCAGATGGCAGTCTTGGTGGATTCACTATGGGATTGGAATGGAAGAAGAAACTATTGGAACTGGAAGGGATAACATGA
- a CDS encoding ORF6N domain-containing protein, with protein MSLALQKTIENKIFLIRNKKVMLDRDLALLYEVPTKRLNEQVKRNTERFPEDFMFQLTKREKAEVVANCDRLKTLKFSPQLPYAFTEQGVAMLSSVLNSKRAIQVNIQIMRTFTKLREILATHKDLQRKIEDMESKYDKQFNIVFEAIRQLLEPPPEKSKGRIGFV; from the coding sequence ATGAGTTTAGCGTTACAAAAAACAATAGAAAATAAAATATTTTTAATTAGAAACAAGAAAGTGATGCTTGATAGGGATTTGGCTTTGCTTTATGAAGTGCCTACTAAAAGGCTTAATGAGCAGGTAAAAAGAAACACAGAACGCTTTCCAGAAGACTTTATGTTTCAACTTACAAAAAGAGAGAAGGCAGAGGTGGTCGCAAATTGCGACCGCCTTAAAACACTTAAGTTTTCGCCTCAACTTCCTTACGCTTTTACAGAACAAGGCGTTGCTATGCTATCCTCTGTTCTTAACAGCAAGAGAGCCATTCAAGTAAATATTCAGATTATGAGAACATTTACGAAACTCAGAGAAATACTTGCAACTCACAAAGATTTGCAACGAAAAATAGAAGATATGGAAAGCAAATACGATAAGCAGTTCAATATTGTTTTTGAAGCTATAAGACAGTTATTAGAACCACCACCAGAAAAATCTAAAGGAAGAATAGGGTTTGTATGA
- a CDS encoding chorismate synthase encodes MLRYLTAGESHGPGLTAIIEGMPAGLRINRAEINRELARRQSGYGRGERMQIEHDTVQITSGLRMGLTLGSPITMTIENKDWQNWKNEPPITNPRPGHADLAGIMKYNQLDIRNILERSSARETAARVVVGTIAKTLLNKFGIEIISCVCEIGGVKKNEKLMREKIDQARKNGDSLGGIFEITVKDVPVGLGSHVHWDRKLDGRLAQCLMSIQGIKGVEIGLGFAASRKPGSKVHDEIIYDCNFERKTNNAGGIEGGISNGEDIVIRGAMKPIPTIKKALNSVDIITKKTVKAKVERSDVCAVHAASVVGEAVVAFEIANAMCEKFGGDSIKEMKRNYNSYIRMIGKI; translated from the coding sequence ATGTTGCGTTATCTTACAGCAGGTGAATCACACGGGCCAGGTCTTACAGCTATCATTGAAGGCATGCCAGCTGGATTGAGGATAAATAGGGCAGAGATAAATAGAGAACTTGCAAGAAGACAATCCGGATATGGCAGAGGTGAAAGGATGCAGATTGAACATGATACTGTTCAAATAACCTCTGGACTACGCATGGGATTAACACTCGGTTCGCCGATTACAATGACCATAGAGAATAAGGATTGGCAGAACTGGAAAAATGAACCTCCTATAACAAATCCCAGGCCAGGACATGCTGATCTTGCTGGAATTATGAAATATAATCAACTGGACATAAGGAATATCCTTGAACGCTCAAGTGCTCGCGAAACGGCAGCTAGAGTTGTAGTTGGCACAATTGCTAAAACGCTGCTTAATAAATTTGGTATAGAGATTATAAGTTGTGTATGTGAAATTGGTGGTGTGAAAAAAAATGAGAAACTAATGAGAGAGAAAATAGACCAAGCACGAAAAAATGGCGATAGTCTGGGAGGCATATTTGAAATAACAGTAAAGGATGTTCCTGTAGGATTGGGATCTCATGTGCATTGGGACAGAAAGCTGGATGGAAGACTGGCTCAATGTTTGATGAGCATTCAAGGAATAAAGGGTGTTGAAATAGGTCTTGGATTCGCTGCATCAAGAAAACCAGGTTCAAAGGTTCATGATGAAATAATATATGACTGCAATTTTGAACGAAAGACTAATAATGCCGGTGGAATTGAAGGAGGTATTTCAAATGGAGAGGATATAGTTATTCGCGGAGCAATGAAACCAATTCCCACTATTAAAAAGGCTCTTAACTCAGTAGATATAATTACAAAAAAAACTGTTAAAGCAAAAGTAGAACGTTCTGATGTTTGCGCAGTTCATGCAGCAAGCGTTGTAGGAGAAGCAGTCGTAGCTTTTGAAATTGCGAACGCTATGTGTGAAAAATTTGGCGGAGACAGCATTAAAGAGATGAAGCGAAACTACAATTCCTACATCAGAATGATAGGAAAGATTTGA
- the pyrE gene encoding orotate phosphoribosyltransferase yields MKEDEVLGLFRKCNALLEGHFLLSSGLHSSQYIQCAKILQYPECGTKLGKAIAELFQHIQCDVVVSPAIGGILIAQEVARALGIRAIFCERKEVKMILRRGFGIKKKERVLIIEDIITTGRSTMEVIATVESFKGCIVGIGAIIDRSEKKINFPTEFKSLAKLNLENYNSDNCLICKQGKIPLVKPGSREKIEV; encoded by the coding sequence ATGAAAGAAGATGAAGTTTTAGGTCTTTTTAGAAAATGCAACGCTCTTCTTGAAGGCCATTTTCTGCTCTCCTCAGGTCTTCATAGCAGTCAATATATTCAATGCGCTAAGATTCTCCAGTATCCAGAGTGTGGAACTAAACTTGGAAAAGCTATTGCAGAGCTTTTTCAACATATACAATGCGATGTAGTTGTATCTCCTGCAATTGGAGGAATTCTTATTGCGCAGGAAGTTGCGAGAGCCCTAGGTATTAGAGCTATATTCTGTGAAAGAAAAGAGGTAAAGATGATTCTTCGGAGAGGTTTTGGAATTAAAAAAAAAGAACGCGTACTTATTATTGAAGATATCATCACTACAGGCCGCTCGACTATGGAAGTTATTGCAACTGTGGAGAGTTTCAAAGGCTGTATTGTTGGCATTGGTGCAATAATTGACAGAAGTGAGAAAAAAATTAACTTTCCCACAGAATTTAAGAGCCTTGCCAAGTTAAATCTTGAAAATTATAACTCTGACAATTGTTTAATATGCAAACAGGGGAAAATTCCTTTAGTAAAACCAGGAAGCAGAGAAAAAATAGAAGTTTAG
- a CDS encoding PilZ domain-containing protein — MFRILKTWILNLFRVFGFMISDFGRYMTNLESRERLKRKHARVDVVLKICAKHEYKMDLCDSNVIDISETGLCFKTDILYPIKSELELELEFPQDFGAKEETRSFYALSEVKQIKKTANDMYLTGVEFKKIYPRFRRRLNKFLKMKLEEKKMRACIIYFSLTGNTHKLAQVISQGLKHKNFDVDLVRLEPADGAKTFAGQGMTALQRKRVNIGDVNFALSMYDLILFGSPVWAFSPAPALNTYLEKCYGLEGKKTVVFYTYGSGTGKSRAVKIVKKILEGKGARSVSSILIGQRKLKDQRDIIRRVEQSLENILYLHGKIKYNDERR; from the coding sequence ATGTTTAGAATTCTGAAAACTTGGATTTTGAATTTGTTTCGAGTATTCGGATTTATGATTTCGGATTTTGGTAGATATATGACCAATTTAGAGTCCAGAGAAAGATTGAAACGAAAACACGCAAGAGTTGATGTAGTTTTAAAAATCTGCGCCAAGCATGAATATAAAATGGATCTTTGTGATAGTAATGTTATAGATATTAGTGAAACCGGACTATGTTTTAAAACAGATATTCTCTATCCTATAAAGAGTGAATTGGAACTTGAGCTGGAATTTCCACAAGACTTTGGAGCAAAAGAGGAAACCCGCTCTTTTTATGCATTATCAGAGGTTAAGCAAATCAAAAAAACAGCGAACGATATGTATCTAACAGGAGTAGAATTCAAGAAAATTTATCCGCGTTTTAGGAGAAGATTAAATAAATTCTTAAAAATGAAATTGGAGGAGAAGAAAATGCGAGCATGTATAATCTATTTTTCATTAACAGGAAATACACACAAATTAGCCCAAGTGATCTCACAAGGATTAAAGCACAAGAACTTTGACGTTGATTTAGTGAGATTAGAACCAGCTGACGGAGCAAAGACATTTGCTGGCCAGGGTATGACAGCCCTGCAAAGGAAAAGGGTGAATATTGGTGATGTTAATTTTGCCCTAAGCATGTATGACCTGATATTATTTGGCTCACCTGTCTGGGCTTTCAGTCCAGCACCAGCGTTGAATACCTATTTGGAAAAATGCTATGGACTTGAGGGGAAAAAGACCGTAGTGTTTTATACATATGGAAGCGGCACAGGAAAGAGCAGAGCTGTGAAAATTGTTAAGAAGATATTGGAAGGTAAGGGGGCAAGATCTGTAAGCTCAATATTAATTGGGCAGAGAAAGTTAAAAGATCAACGAGATATAATCAGGAGAGTAGAGCAGTCTTTAGAGAACATATTATACTTACATGGAAAGATTAAATATAATGATGAAAGAAGATGA
- the pyrF gene encoding orotidine-5'-phosphate decarboxylase: MTAKKELNSLKSPVIVALDVDNLKQAEILIQELKGYVSVFKVGSQLFTSQGPGIIDFIHERGCKVFLDLKFHDIPNTVSSAIGNAVKKGVFMLTVHASGGIEMMRSAYEAARSQTILLGVTVLTSIDEGILKNDLHISASIKEHVSHLAKMTKMAGLDGVVASSEEIKYIRQTCGEDFLIVTPGIRFRDSDKDDQKRIASPAQAINRGADLIVIGRSVTKASSPKHAMKMLIKEINEQGIDGDNV, encoded by the coding sequence ATGACAGCTAAAAAAGAACTAAACTCCTTAAAATCTCCCGTAATTGTAGCACTGGATGTAGATAACCTGAAACAAGCAGAAATACTCATACAAGAGCTTAAGGGTTATGTATCTGTTTTCAAAGTAGGAAGCCAGTTATTCACAAGTCAGGGACCTGGTATTATAGATTTCATTCATGAGAGGGGCTGTAAAGTATTTTTAGACTTAAAGTTTCATGATATACCTAACACAGTCTCATCAGCAATTGGTAATGCAGTTAAAAAGGGTGTTTTTATGCTGACAGTGCATGCATCTGGTGGAATAGAGATGATGCGTTCTGCATATGAAGCAGCGCGCTCCCAAACCATTCTTTTAGGTGTTACAGTTCTCACCAGCATAGATGAGGGAATTCTAAAAAATGATCTACATATAAGTGCTTCTATAAAAGAACATGTTTCACACCTCGCAAAAATGACGAAGATGGCAGGTTTAGATGGTGTTGTTGCGTCTTCAGAAGAAATAAAATATATTAGACAAACATGCGGAGAAGACTTTCTGATCGTTACACCAGGCATAAGATTTCGAGACTCAGATAAAGACGATCAAAAGAGAATAGCTTCTCCTGCTCAAGCTATAAATAGAGGCGCTGATTTAATAGTAATTGGAAGATCTGTTACTAAAGCTTCCAGCCCTAAGCATGCAATGAAAATGCTCATAAAAGAAATTAATGAGCAAGGAATAGATGGAGACAATGTTTAG
- a CDS encoding phosphatase PAP2 family protein yields MCRFFSSMDTALFYAINHGLENKFLDIIMPIITDIGYWEIPLLAAWLCLMIFGGKKGRITGIVLVVSIILIDLFNSYPLKFLFARPRPCNVLLDVRTLVSTSTTYSFPSSHATNIFALATILSNKYRSFRFYFFSVALVVGTSRIYVGVHYPFDVLAGAVVGILCGLGALKLEKYILQRFEVVQ; encoded by the coding sequence ATGTGTAGGTTTTTCTCAAGTATGGATACTGCCTTGTTCTATGCCATAAATCATGGTTTAGAAAACAAGTTCCTTGACATAATAATGCCAATTATAACAGACATAGGATATTGGGAAATTCCTCTTTTAGCTGCATGGCTATGCTTGATGATATTTGGCGGGAAAAAGGGACGAATAACAGGAATAGTGCTTGTTGTATCAATTATACTTATAGATCTCTTCAATAGCTATCCTCTGAAATTTCTTTTTGCAAGACCGCGTCCATGCAATGTGCTTCTTGATGTTCGTACTCTTGTCTCAACTTCAACCACATACTCATTCCCCTCATCCCATGCTACCAACATATTTGCGTTGGCAACCATATTGTCAAACAAATACAGGAGTTTTAGATTTTATTTCTTCTCTGTTGCGCTAGTCGTAGGTACATCAAGGATCTACGTTGGAGTACATTATCCATTTGATGTTTTAGCAGGTGCAGTTGTTGGAATACTTTGTGGATTGGGGGCGTTGAAACTAGAAAAATATATTCTCCAGAGATTTGAAGTTGTACAGTAA
- a CDS encoding aldo/keto reductase yields MKLVKLGSTEEQVSEMCLGTMMFGRRCDEKESDRILSFALDNGVNFIDTAAMYGEGETEKILGHIMKNRRKKFFLTTKVHKGIDSKSILASIDESLKRLQTDYVDLYLIHWPKEGMNPDEIMEALNEVTKSGKTRFIGCSNYPAWLFAYSNCIAKLRGWKTFINHQVCYNLIERGIEVEVLPQAIAENVALTTYRPLAIGLLTGKYKPEEPIPDDSRGYGDWRISAWLKRYKDGILRFFQFAKDHDIIPAQLAISWVCKSPAVTCPIVGVSSLNQLKEGIKAFDFTLSDQEYKEVTNMFDTGVKEESGGDYKNLRRHLSLLK; encoded by the coding sequence ATGAAACTGGTTAAGCTTGGAAGCACAGAGGAACAAGTTTCCGAGATGTGTCTTGGGACAATGATGTTTGGTAGAAGGTGCGATGAAAAAGAATCAGACAGAATATTATCATTTGCTTTGGATAATGGAGTTAATTTTATTGATACTGCTGCTATGTATGGTGAAGGAGAGACAGAAAAAATACTTGGACATATAATGAAAAACAGGAGAAAGAAATTCTTTCTAACCACAAAAGTTCACAAAGGCATAGATAGTAAAAGCATTCTTGCAAGCATAGATGAGAGTCTCAAGAGGCTTCAAACAGATTATGTTGACCTGTATCTGATTCACTGGCCAAAGGAAGGAATGAATCCTGATGAAATCATGGAGGCGCTTAATGAGGTTACCAAAAGCGGAAAAACGCGCTTTATAGGCTGTTCTAATTATCCAGCATGGCTTTTTGCATACTCTAACTGCATTGCTAAACTGAGAGGATGGAAAACATTCATCAATCATCAGGTTTGCTATAATCTGATTGAGAGAGGAATTGAGGTTGAAGTGCTCCCGCAGGCAATAGCGGAAAACGTAGCACTAACTACTTACAGACCTCTGGCAATTGGACTATTAACAGGGAAATATAAGCCTGAAGAGCCTATCCCTGATGATTCACGAGGATATGGTGATTGGCGGATTTCAGCATGGCTTAAAAGATATAAGGATGGAATTTTGAGATTCTTTCAATTTGCCAAAGATCATGATATAATACCTGCTCAACTAGCCATATCATGGGTGTGTAAATCTCCTGCTGTAACCTGTCCAATTGTTGGAGTTAGTTCCCTTAATCAGCTGAAAGAAGGCATAAAAGCATTTGACTTTACCCTATCAGATCAAGAGTATAAAGAAGTAACGAACATGTTTGATACTGGGGTAAAAGAAGAATCAGGTGGGGACTATAAGAATTTACGACGGCATCTTTCCCTTTTAAAATGA